A window from Cryptomeria japonica chromosome 1, Sugi_1.0, whole genome shotgun sequence encodes these proteins:
- the LOC131069128 gene encoding putative pectinesterase 14 encodes MGRSRNSNLGLISPFRLLPLLSVCFNLLCPTWQIYTLTVESFGSVFRGHCVLSNTPTRQIVSYFEKDAGIVVDQMGFGDYRTIQEAVDSVPDNNMERIVIQINAGVYLEKIHIGRRKSNITFQGQGGDVTHICWNDTAATSGSTRSSASVTVDAPDFIANDISFNNFAYPTNGTPGSQAVALRVSGDTAAFYNCSFYGAQDTLFDDKGRHYFHNCYIEGTTDFIFGHGLSLYQECELHSIAGVDPLRITGCITAQNRQTLPERTGFSFVSCSITGTGQIYLGRAWGTYSRVVFSYTEMIDIVAPQGWSDWGDPSKDQSVYYGEYKCTGSGSDRSKRVDWSHQLTDDEAALFLNISFIDGDQWLDLTKSNVTQFVKQ; translated from the exons ATGGGCAGGTCAAGAAACAGCAACCTTGGCCTCATATCACCTTTTCGACTGCTCCCTCTCTTATCTGTCTGTTTCAATTTATTATGTCCTACCTGGCAAATCTACACTTTAACAGTCGAAAGTTTTGGCTCAGTTTTCAGAGGACACTGTGTATTGTCCAATACACCAACAAGACAAATAGTTAGTTACTTTGAGAAAGATGCAGGAATTGTTGTGGATCAAATGGGTTTTGGGGATTATAGAACTATTCAGGAAGCAGTTGACTCTGTGCCTGATAATAACATGGAGAGGATTGTCATACAGATAAATGCAGGCGTATACTT AGAAAAAATCCATATAGGGAGGAGGAAATCTAATATCACATTTCAAGGCCAAGGTGGTGATGTTACACATATTTGCTGGAATGACACTGCTGCCACTTCTGGTAGCACAAGATCTAGTGCTTCTGTTACAGTTGACGCACCAGACTTCATTGCCAATGACATCAGCTTTAAT AATTTCGCATACCCCACAAATGGAACTCCGGGATCTCAGGCAGTGGCACTCAGAGTATCAGGAGACACGGCTGCTTTCTACAACTGTAGTTTCTATGGGGCTCAAGATACTCTGTTTGATGATAAGGGCAGGCACTATTTTCACAATTGTTACATTGAGGGAACAACTGACTTCATTTTTGGACATGGGCTATCCCTCTACCAG GAATGTGAACTCCATTCTATTGCAGGAGTGGATCCATTGCGCATTACTGGATGCATCACAGCACAAAACAGACAAACATTACCAGAGAGAACAGGATTTTCTTTTGTCAGTTGTTCCATCACAGGCACAGGGCAGATATACTTGGGCAGAGCATGGGGTACATACTCTAGAGTAGTCTTCAGCTACACAGAAATGATAGATATTGTAGCTCCACAAGGATGGTCAGATTGGGGCGATCCTTCCAAAGACCA GTCTGTGTACTATGGAGAATATAAATGCACAGGTTCAGGATCTGACAGATCTAAGAGAGTTGATTGGTCTCATCAGCTGACAGATGATGAGGCTGCTCTCTTTTTGAATATCTCTTTCATAGATGGTGATCAATGGTTGGATTTGACAAAATCTAATGTTACACAGTTTGtcaaacaatag